The following nucleotide sequence is from Cucumis melo cultivar AY chromosome 1, USDA_Cmelo_AY_1.0, whole genome shotgun sequence.
AATTTAATGCAAAATTCATAGTAAAGTTTTCATTAATTACTACAAAATTcttctctatatatatatattgaactGCCCATTTTATATGTCCAATTGATGTTTACACAAACCACCAATTTCACAAGCACATGGTTTTGGGTTTTGGATTTTGTTTCCTAAGAAGAAATTATATTGTCTTCCCTTTATTTTAAAATGAGTTGGAGGATGTGGAGGAAATGGCTTTTAAGTTGGATGATGTCAACTTTTCTAAGTGTACTAAATGTTGTAATTTCATTGTCTAGAGCCTTATTTGTTGTACATCTCTCTTCTCTGATTTTTATATGAAttgtttctcttttctttttgttgagGAGAGCTGGTTTTGGACTAATGACATACAGCTCTAGTTTCCTTTGTGGTTTGGCCAACACtaatacattttcttttaaaataataataataataatatcatttcGAATATTCATTAAAACCTAGTAACATCTATttagagaagaaaaatgaattgTATTTCGAGAATTTTTTTCCATTCAATAAATGGGGTACGAAATTTGAACTTTTAAATTCTAATTAGATTCTAAGAGATGTATAGTAATGTGTAGTTAGAGCTTGAGTTAGCATAACTAAAATAGTGTGCAGCTAATTAATTTGAAAGATATATTGTTCCTTGGCCTATTCTTTGTTGAGATCATAAAAATTAGGTAGTCACATTTACTATTACACCCATCAAATGGTAAACAATATTACATGCACCATTAAAAGGACATGCAAATGTCTATTGTCACTCACAAGTCAATATCTCCTTTTTATTCGAGCTCTAATAACTTTTACtttaattaggtcaccaacctTTGAGGAGAAAAACCAAATCGATTTCCCTAGAAAACACtagattttttttagaaactataataaataaaaaatagaaaagtttGAAAGTTAAgtttttataatatattgttattaattGCATGCTATCTATATTTTGGAATGATTTAGAATGAAgtcatgtttttctttttctttgaagtGAATTTAAATGGTTGAAAACATTATAGAAAAGAACATTGTGATGATAAAATATGGAACTTTTTTCAATATTAAAAGATTAAGGTTAGTggttatatttttagttttatgttttaaaaattgTGCATATTTCCTCATAATTTTCGTAGTTTTCAGTTagaaaaagaaagtttgaattctcacccaaatttaaaaaacaaaaacatattcTAAAAGTTGATTAATTTGTATCGTTTCAAATTTTGGCTtgatttttaaaacattaaataaaaagttaataaactgaaaaaaaaaagatatatacgatttgtaattttcaaaagtcaaaaacaaaaacaaaatgttagattgaaattaaaaaaattttttatatatatatatatatatatatattaaattataaatttagtgatatatatattaaattataaatttagtccCTATATTTGGATGATGTTAGAATTTAGTCCCTATTGAAAAGAATGTGATTCTTTATATAATCAACAACCCTACAACACACTTTTAACAGTCACAGAACGTATGAGTTGAATGTGCACATAAAATATAGACTAAAATTAGTCATAAAAAAAGTTGGTCTCATAAAAGTGGTTATTGAAGCTCGAAATTGGTTATCGCAGTTGGTCATTGAAGTTGTCGTTGAAGATGGATTCAAGGTCAGTAATTGGTTGTTAGAGGTGCCTATACGTGAAGATGGTTGTCAAAGTTTTCATTTGAGTGATTGTTAGAGCTCAAAATTGGTTGTGGAGTTGATTGCTGGAGTTGTCATTGAAGTGATTGTAGGAGCCCAAAATTGGTCGTTGCCGGTTGTTGGAGTCGATCATCAAATTTATCATCAGAGTTCAAAGTTGGATGTGTGAACGTGGTTGTCGAAATTGGTTCTCAGAGTGTGGCAACGATACTTGCCGGCGGTGACTAATGAATGAAGTATTGAAAACATTAAAAGAAGGGAGAGTTAGGGTGAGTTGGTAAAATATACCAACTCAACTCCATCAACATTTAGAGTTGGTGGACCAAATACCCCCCTTAGACTCAAGATTATATATTAAACCTAGACTATGAAGCATGCGTTCTGTAGCGGAGACGTTGTGAGAAGGAAACCAAGTATAAGTACTACACGTTCTAAGAGTAAAAATGACTAACTATAAGAATGATGTGTCTTGAGGAAAGAGTGTGCGTTCTAGCAAGGCAACACGAGGAAGGAAAGTATTGCGAAGTAAAGCTAGGCGTCGTGCTGAGTTGCGATAACGTGAGAAGGGATGTATAGTAAGCATTTTAAGTTAGGCAAGAAAAAGCTGGACGAGGAAAAAAACAACCCCTAAGAGCCTTACTACAATAGACATTTTAGGAGGCTTGAGCTTTTGATTTTCAATGAATTGGAGCCTTCTATATAGATTTTCAATGAATTGAAGCCTTCTATATAGATTTGCAATGACTAGGGTTTCTACGAAAACTTCTTGGTGTTTTTTACTGATGGGTATAGACGAAAATAATGAAGATTTTATCTGATTACAATGGAATTTTTTGATGAATTTACTAATCCTAAAAAAATCTAGAACTTTCCATAAGTTAGTTTCGACCACATCCCAGATGCAACCTGGATGACATTTCTAACCTCTCAACAGCTAGTATATATGCATTATGTCATCTGAAGACTTGTAACCGCATCTCTGGTGATTTTTCTTCCTTCAAATgacataaaaacaaaataacacCTCAATTAAAATGCATGTGATTCGTACATGTTCAACACAAAAAATTAAACACATTCCTAAACACAAGAACACCTTTTGGTTAGAATCCATTGTGAAGTATGTGAGTGTTTGCAAGGATCCAAGAAACctttatttttagtatttttggtGTTCATCCTACGAAAAAATTTGaaatgacaaaaagaaaacatttttcaatcctaaaaagtaaataaaaaatttgccAAACACACATATTAATTaagttgtttttctttctttctttctttctttctttctttcttcttttttttttttttttttttttccgttcCTTTGAACACTCATTATTAGTGCTATTGCTTCAAGCAAGCGTTGTCATAGTACTACAATTATTTATTCTCTCTTTTATCACTCTATACGTTGGGTCCCTATCctacatttaaaaatataaacatcAACTTCATATTTTgtgttttatataaattatcacaaattaaaaaaatcgtttaagaaaattaaaaacatgTTTATTGTTTGATTAAAATCGTAAGGGGTTAGTGAAAAGTATGACATTACATTTCTCCTCTTAACTGACtagatattttcataaatattttactatattgcATAAAAAAGTCAATAAAACATAAGCAATCATGTAGCCAATACAAATATGATGTAAATAATAATCATTTAAACTTATTTAAAAggggattttttaaaaaatataacaaaccgacaaaatatttgcactgtatagaataatttcgaaaatggaaaaagctcataggcccacaataggaaataccaaaaatgctcaAGTCAACGCGTGATTAATCGGTCATACTCGTGCgtataattcttcttctaaatggtCATGAACCAATATCGTTTacatattggtacacgatcacaTACCaaaagttaaacgatcgtgtacataatctaaacaatcttggtGACCACCAAAATTGGCCAAAAAAAGTACCCTTGAATATTCCATCTATGATCATTGATGGAATCTCGTTTCATTTAGAAAGAGAGTGTTCAGAGATGAAAGTATGTTGTACAGAAACAAATTGCTGATGAAGTAAATGTGTCAGATAAGCCTCACTCATGTTTGATTATAATGGATTTGATTGTTAAGGTAGGCTTGTCTAAGACAATTGCCAATGTGGGACCTTTTTATCCACAACTAATCAAGGAGTTCATTGTGAATTTGCCTTCAAAGTTCAATGATCCAAGCAGTCTTGACTATCAGACTGTTCATATTCGAGGCTCTATGTTTAAGATTTCTCATGGTTTTTTGGGAAACACTATGGTGTCTGGCTCTCAGTCTTTGCATCCATCTAATGATGAATTGGCTCCTGTCTCATCTGGAGGTATATTGTCAATTTGGCAGGTGAATGAGATTCCAGCTTTATCTCTTAGTGTTAAATATGTCATACTCTATATGATTGACATTACAAAATGGCTTCCTTCCTTGCATGCATCTACTGTTTCTGTGCCTCTAGGAACATTATTTATGTATCAAATTTCTAATGATGAATCTGTTGATATTggtctttttatatataatcagTTGTTGAGGCATGTTGGGAGGCTTGGTGTGAAGATTCCAATTCCTCTACCTCGGTTTTTCTCAAGCTTATTGATTCATCTGAACTCTGATAACATGACTGCTAATGATGCCTCTGGTCCTAATTCGAAGACCTTGTCTTTAAGTTATAGGCTATTTCAAGGTAGTCATGTTCCTAATTTAGAACATGACATGCGACCCTCCGGAAACCCTCTTGCGTTCGATATCGATACTGATGATATTGATGGTTCTGCTGAAGGATTTCCTCGTGATTTAGCCTCAAGATTTATCAACAGTCTCACGGTTGAATCTCGAGCTCTCTCTACATTTGTCAATTTGTTACCTGATAGAAGATTGGAGGTGAATTCTCTTGTTCGTCATCTCAAAACGCTTATTCCTTCTTCGAGTGTAGCTGATTAGTCTCAAGAGTAGACATTTCTTTTATGTACAAAAGGGGTGAAGAGTTTTATTCATAAGTTTTTTTTATGGGGCCATTTGAAGGAGAAGttgaaaatttttgtttttgtttttgttttttgtggAGTTTATATGataattattgttgttgtttttgttaCACTAAATGAATGTTGATCTTCTAAAGACTCTGCTTAATCATGTTATGATGTGTTTTATGATCTATTATGTCTTGGTGTGTTAATATTTGACTGATATGAGGTTGTCTTCTGATATCTGAGTTATGAGAAGCATCTGTGAAGCATTAACTTGAATATAAAAAGAATTCtcctctttttgacaaaaaggGGAAGTTTGTTGgtatttttgtcaaaaagaattattgagattcttttattatttattgttttttaatttcaaaaagataaaagatcttccatatttttagaaatcttttattaatattcttttgagattttgtgaagaagattatatatattttcagaGCTGGGGTTCGTTTCTTTTTAACGAAACTGGTTGATTCTCATCAGTTGAGAAAAGCTGTTGAATGATGTGCAGAAGAAGGTAGTGTGATCATTTAACTATGGTTTCGATATGTTGATCACTAATAAAGCTGATGATAAGTATATGAATGAAGATTTGATTATTGAGAATTGACACTAAACTTAGTGGGAGTTTGAGTTTATCTTTGAGAAGATTCACCTGTGTatttagggggagcctgaaTCCTTTAAGTTATATTGTACTTAAAGATTATCATTTACTTAATAAGAAAGTTTCTTATTGTATTGGTTCATGTTGACATctttgaatcttaataatattacttatTCAGGCTAAGaaagctccccagacgtaggtgACATCTACGAGCTGGGTTACCAAAGCTTCTTGTGTTATCTATTTTTGCTGATCATCTTGCTATTCTGTCAGttatttactttagaattagctaGAGAATATTTTGATTATCTTACAATTGATAATAATTGTAGAACGATGATGatgatttcaaaaaattataaaagaaaattgtagaagaagaaaagaagtaagaagatggaaaggaaaaagaaagaaatttgtGTCACACGAAATTCAAAAGCGACAAGGGCAAACCTtgaatattaaagaaaaaaggcCGATTTCATGGGCTTTTCAATTTTGTTACTCGAAcggtaaatattttgaaattttgttatatttatgaaaattaacctttaaaAACCTAAGTATTTATCATTGCGCTAATTGACATTTAAGTAAAACTGAGAACTCattatttttgttatgttttaaacattgaaatttatcttttatgtgtgggattctttttttgaaaattattttaaatggcAAAATTGTTACgagtattttaaaatatagcaaaattttatagTCAATGATAAACGACATCTATCAGTGTCTATTACAACAATCACTAATAAACTGCCATAATCTATTAGTGATGGATGTTAAATATGCACTGATAAATGCATATTAGTGCCTATCAACGTTTATTCTTGattttttgttgtatttgtaaatatttctttttcattttattgaaaacaattttttcctaaaaaaatcGATAACaaaaattttggtttaattcaaaactttataaattgatttactctttgtttattttgttcAAATAGACATCCAAAAGCACATCAATATAACCACATATATTAATTCAGGAAAACTTTACAATTAGATTTCAAGTATAGAAAATCATGCTTTGGTTTAGTCAGCCAAAACTTCCATAAATAACTATATACACAttgaatatatatttatggaactttacaattagagatttctaagtaaagaaaattattaaacTCTTTAGCATCTTTGTCattagataaaagaaaaatgtttcaATGCTTATGTTCTCTTTTGGTTGATCAAcccttttttttcattttttttatttctttatttcttgtttctttggAAATAAAATATCAACTTCTTGCAACAATTAGCAATTTATTCACGTTATTATAAAAGGCTCTTATACAAGTTTGTAATCCTCCTAATTATTCCTTTTATTCTTTCCTAATTCAACAACATAACTCCCTTGGAGGAGTTGAAATTGATCTTTTCAGGATTGAAATAATTTGAGTTATAAAAGTTTCGGTTCCCTGGCTAATCATTATtctacttattattattattaggttaGATCATATTTAATACGTGTAATTTAAACACTATTAAATTAGTATTCCAAACCCTATATTAGCATTCAATGAAATCTTTTTAGACCAACGTGATACGAGGGCACTAAGAAGAGATTAACCTAATTGAAATGTTTTAGTGCATTTACTAACATCTTGTTCTCTAGTATGCCTTCAGAAAAATACATTTCAAACCTTATATACATATATGGTTGAAAATATCTTATAtctattaattaaaattataagtcAATCCAAAAACACAAAACAGTAGTATATGTaatccaaaaaaagaaaaaacaaacaaacatgaAGTTTAATTTAACCCTTGAATATTGATAGACATCTTGTATAAATTTAAACTACGGCCTAACTAATTCTATATGTGTGTGTAAGAATTAGGAAGATATCAGTATTGATATTtcaattttacaaatatatcgacgtggacaaatattttataagtCACAAAATCTATAAGGAATTATAGATCAATAATTAAGTTATTTTTACTCACAATAATTATAGATCAATATTGTTATTATACGCATTTGTATTCATATATTTAACTAAATAGATAGAAAAAATTTATCTTCCAAAaacatttctaaaaaaattattagagaTATTATCAATATAATATCAATGTCAAACCCATCTTTGATTTATGTATATTCAACAAGTTGATAGATACTTAATTTCACCTTTGGTCATTTAACTTCTAgtaaatatcaatgaaaagATGTATGGAGGacaaaaaaagaatgaaaattgaGATCTCCAAAAGATCCTTACAGCTTATATACTCTTtccatatgtatatatataaagaaaataaatggcATGTTTAAAACCAGTAGGGTATAGCATTGGCAagttgaagtttttttttttttttttttggttgtcAATAAATGCACAAATTTAAAAACCCTATAGTTAGCCCACAGCTCAGAACCAAAAACCACTGTTGTTTCTTCATTCATCTGCACACAGTTTAATTTTCCAATTAGCTCTCACTTTGAAAACAccctttttgttttcttcctcaaaatttaatatcttttatgttattctttatttaaaaaaaaaagaaaaaagaaaaaagaaaattcttccTCTTTAAGAAAAATCCAGAACTTGGGAGAAAtggttttttcatttttgcttTCCTTTTAAGAAAAACGATTGACTCAAAATGTTCTTATCTGCTTTTTCTGGGGACTTCCATTAATGATTTGTACAACCCCTTCAACCATTCAGAAAAAACTTCAATTTAATACTCTCTCTTCCAATTCGCCTAACCCTAAACCTTTCACATTCTCTTCATATATTagttttccctttcttttttttttctctctctctctataaaaaaaatgtcaacATCCATCGGTAAAATTTATCTTCACTCTATAAGTGAATTTAAATTTATCTGCAAATATTTTTAGTCTAGATGTTATTTGCAACACTGTCCATAATTCTCTTAAATGTTTCCAATTTTTAGGTTTTATTATTGTGATTTTGGGTTAGTAAAAAATGTGAAATCTTCAAGTATGTGTATGGTGGTAAATTAAATGTAAGAACAGGATATATTTGAATTTgaacattgaaaaaaatatgtttgataAGATGTATATAAACCACCTAGATAGTTGAACTTAGCTATTAGGTTGAATCTAAAGCAAGCTTAGCTATTGACACAACCCTCTAATTGTgttattttattctatttttcatataaattatagtttttttttttttttttttttgcagagGTGAAAACTATAGTATattgtattaaaaatattttagtttaacaaAAATGGAAATGAGTTTAGAACATGAAATTTTGTATTTAACAAAGCTGTTatctttttaatattatattattcattattttaaaatttctagTAGTTATATCACAGTTAAACAAACTTGTCAAACAAATATTCAATCTCCAAATTCATTTGATTTTGTGAATGtgaaaacattaaaatataACTTTAATTATGTTTATTGAGATTTGTGTTTGATAAACTAACATTAACTTTAATTTACAGAGTGATTGAAAACATTGTAGCAATTAAGTCAACTAGTTAAAAATATAATTCAATTAGCACGTTAATGGTACAAAATCACATTATATATGTTAATGTCACTACAAATTGCTCTAGGTTCTCAGAATTGAGCCTCTAAATATGactatatatgtgtatatattttAGCCAATTAATTTATACTTCATTGGTATTCATTCAAGCATGATTGTTGGAATCAATTTCAATTAATACTGTTTGAAATTTATATAATGGGGTAATTTTGTGAAATTCCCCCAAATACATGAACAAGATAGCAAATTTTGTTTGTGAAGAATGGCAATTGCGGCATGATCAATTAGCCGATTCAAGCATAATTTAGTAGCATAAATTAtgataatttcaataaaaaaaaatatctacaaaaaaattgttgaaagaaATGACACTGAGAAAAAATATAGCTAAAATAACAACCTCAACTATAGAAGGTATTATtttcttacaaaaaaaaaaaaaaaaaaaaagaaaagacattAGAAGATATGATATAGTAACATTACCCTGAGTCAATGAAGTAGTATATggtataatttttttgtttcttacttttaattaaattaaagtcAACAAAATGTAACAATGTCCTCGCTTTTGTCTTTTATGATAATTAATTGATATGATAGCCAATTGTCATGTCATAATTGTAGTAGTATTTAACTTGTCATATTCAATATGATCGGAGATGaatatgaattttgttttactctaaattttacaaaaaaaaaaaaaaattaacgtAGATGAACAATAATATTTATCGCAAATATAAAGTCTAAAATTAGATAATTAAAAAGTCTAAAATTAGATAATTAAAAGTAGGAAGTACCCTAAATTATATATGAGgataaaaaatgtaattttaaCAAAAAGTTCAATTTAGTGGCTCAACATACAAGCTCCTTTTGTTaagtgattttgaaaattttgaattttgttttgagtgattttatttgaatgactgattggaaaaagaaaagatgggtGCACCAAATACCAAATTGctatttttggaaaaagaagATGGTTGGTTATTTTTCAAAAAGACTACTTTATAGTTAGTTTTATTTGCTTAGTTAGCTCTATATAATTTGACCAACCACAAACCCTCAAAATTAAAGGCAAAGGAGAAATATGGACCATCCCATATATAATTATTGACATTCATAGTAAAAAATatgacaaaaaggaaaaaaaaaaaaaaaaaaaaagaacaaaaacccCAAAAATATTATCCCACTTTTCCCGCCTGCCCCCAATTGGTACTACACTAAAGCTTATTTGACTACTTTCAAATAATTTTCTAACCCTTTATATAACAAAAGAAAGattacatttttaaatttaaattaatttaaccgttttaaattatttttgaaatttgatgtACAATTCAAATGATTACATgtaaaaaataagaaaccaTGATCACAAAATTATGTAAAATTTTGTTTACTAATCGttttgttttttacttttaaaaataacatcacttctatttattaattttattattttgttatttataattttttgagaatttgtttttttaaatgtatAGTAGGATTACATAGAATAGGACATTTGAATCCGAAACCTGTTGTCCTTGAGAACATATAAGTATCAATTGAGTTGAACTTAATTGACTAAGAATTCAAGTTTTAATTGGTCAAATACAAAAACTACAATTTTGTGAGATACAACAAATACTAATTTCAATATCCAAAAACCAAAAATCAAATGAGTTAGTATtttacaaaaactaaaaatcaaatgaaTGAAATGGTTACATAActtaattaacttaattaaacTTGACATTAAAAATCAACATCCCCCAATTGAAAAAAGagcatctctctctctctctctctctctctctctctctctctctctctctctctctctctctctctctctctctctctctctctctctctctctctcttccaaCATGTGTACATTTTATCCTCTAAAAACAGAAAGCTTTCATCCCATTTATTATCCAAAATGTAAGCATATGCATTGTATATAATATCCACAAACTTGGC
It contains:
- the LOC103490383 gene encoding uncharacterized protein LOC103490383, translating into MDLIVKVGLSKTIANVGPFYPQLIKEFIVNLPSKFNDPSSLDYQTVHIRGSMFKISHGFLGNTMVSGSQSLHPSNDELAPVSSGGILSIWQVNEIPALSLSVKYVILYMIDITKWLPSLHASTVSVPLGTLFMYQISNDESVDIGLFIYNQLLRHVGRLGVKIPIPLPRFFSSLLIHLNSDNMTANDASGPNSKTLSLSYRLFQGSHVPNLEHDMRPSGNPLAFDIDTDDIDGSAEGFPRDLASRFINSLTVESRALSTFVNLLPDRRLEVNSLVRHLKTLIPSSSVAD